The Deltaproteobacteria bacterium genome contains a region encoding:
- a CDS encoding DNA ligase, translating into MTLPLHLPTEVDRLAERLIEYNAAYRAGAPVVADAQYDLLVARLRELAPDHPFLNRVEPETFGGKREVRHPAPMLSTEKAYTPEELERFVTRVAKEAGEIGVTGVRFRVTPKLDGLAGRDDGTVFVTRGNGEVGYEVSSAFAKGMIPLGGRGRGVGEMVIKQSYFQEHLAGKFEHPRNLVVGIVSSDTVNDLARQALADGVVHFVPYSKLPSWEGSGAELLARMDAITDELSARVDYPLDGMVVEVLDEDVRRTMGATSHHYRWQIAVKRKGETALTRVEEVVWQVGRTGKVTPVLLIEPVNLSGATIRRVTAHNAGLLQKKGLGPGAEVEIIRSGEVIPKIEDVLVAAHVDLPRTCPSCGTALVRENDFLLCPNAHCPDQTVQTIEHWFKTLGNADWFGRKTVEKLVASGYDSLEKVYDLGEDDFRAMGFGPVQSANLAEAIYLSRTREVEDWRFLAALGIEDLGKGDSRKLLEAFPLEALPDLTQDKIEALYGFGAITAGSIVRGLARLAPTLRHLLDLGFHIIRSGAARGPVAATSPLAGKHVVFTGKMARGSREDMQEQARALGALVQSAVNAKTDVLICGANVGATKMAKAQATGAAILTEDEYLRLIGADITIGGTV; encoded by the coding sequence ATGACCCTGCCCCTGCATCTTCCCACCGAGGTCGATCGTCTGGCCGAGCGCCTGATCGAATACAACGCCGCCTACCGGGCCGGCGCGCCCGTGGTCGCCGACGCCCAATACGATCTGCTCGTGGCCCGGTTGCGCGAACTCGCGCCGGATCATCCCTTCCTGAACCGGGTCGAACCCGAAACCTTTGGCGGCAAGCGCGAGGTGCGTCATCCCGCGCCCATGTTGTCCACGGAAAAGGCGTACACGCCCGAGGAATTGGAGCGGTTCGTGACCCGTGTGGCCAAGGAGGCGGGTGAAATCGGCGTGACCGGGGTCCGCTTTCGGGTCACGCCCAAGTTGGACGGGCTGGCCGGCCGCGACGACGGCACGGTTTTCGTCACGCGCGGCAACGGCGAGGTCGGCTACGAGGTCAGCTCGGCCTTTGCCAAGGGCATGATCCCCCTTGGCGGTCGGGGCCGGGGCGTGGGCGAGATGGTCATCAAACAGAGCTATTTCCAGGAACATCTGGCCGGAAAATTCGAGCATCCGCGTAATCTGGTCGTGGGTATCGTGTCGTCGGACACCGTGAACGACCTCGCCAGGCAGGCCCTGGCCGACGGCGTGGTCCATTTCGTGCCCTACAGCAAGCTGCCGTCCTGGGAGGGTTCGGGCGCGGAGCTGCTGGCCCGCATGGACGCCATCACGGATGAGCTCTCGGCCCGGGTCGATTATCCCCTGGACGGCATGGTCGTGGAGGTGCTGGACGAGGACGTGCGTCGGACCATGGGCGCGACCAGCCATCACTATCGCTGGCAGATCGCGGTCAAGCGCAAGGGCGAAACGGCCCTGACCCGGGTGGAGGAGGTGGTCTGGCAGGTGGGGCGCACCGGCAAGGTCACGCCCGTGTTGCTCATCGAGCCGGTCAACCTGTCCGGAGCGACCATCCGCCGTGTCACGGCCCACAACGCCGGATTGCTGCAAAAAAAAGGATTGGGACCGGGGGCCGAGGTTGAGATCATCCGCAGCGGCGAGGTCATTCCCAAGATCGAGGACGTGCTCGTCGCCGCCCATGTGGACCTGCCCCGAACCTGTCCATCCTGCGGCACGGCTTTGGTTCGCGAGAACGATTTTTTACTCTGCCCGAACGCGCATTGCCCGGACCAGACCGTGCAGACCATCGAGCACTGGTTCAAGACCCTGGGCAACGCCGATTGGTTTGGCCGTAAAACCGTGGAAAAGCTCGTCGCTTCCGGCTATGACAGTCTGGAAAAGGTCTATGACTTGGGCGAGGACGATTTTCGGGCCATGGGTTTTGGGCCGGTGCAGTCGGCCAATCTGGCCGAGGCCATCTATCTGAGCCGCACGCGCGAGGTCGAGGACTGGCGTTTTCTGGCCGCGCTCGGCATCGAGGATCTGGGCAAGGGCGACAGCCGCAAGCTGCTGGAGGCCTTTCCCCTGGAGGCCCTGCCGGATCTGACCCAGGACAAGATCGAGGCTCTGTACGGATTCGGGGCCATCACGGCCGGGTCCATCGTGCGAGGGCTGGCGCGTCTGGCGCCGACCCTGCGCCATTTGCTGGACCTGGGTTTTCACATCATCCGGTCCGGCGCGGCCCGTGGTCCGGTCGCCGCCACCAGCCCCCTGGCCGGCAAACATGTGGTTTTTACCGGCAAGATGGCGCGGGGCAGTCGCGAGGACATGCAGGAACAGGCCCGCGCCCTGGGCGCCCTGGTCCAGAGCGCGGTCAACGCCAAGACGGATGTTCTGATTTGCGGCGCCAATGTCGGCGCGACCAAGATGGCCAAGGCCCAGGCAA